One Planktothrix sp. FACHB-1365 genomic window carries:
- a CDS encoding peptidoglycan-binding protein: protein MTKRISSEQDTVQKQPVEGSIFSNQEQLLHHTVSQQNGKKKHQFALATGSLLLFTLSLITFNQASSTDFLLKKGSQGTEVSHLQQRLKAAGYWSGTITENYDQATENAVKTFQKDQGIEANGKVDENTNSVLINTVKNKNFSSRYLDHKVETLNPRDERLYPELELQKRIKGDLAPKSVVYSGNGLFFVQNMMYEHSINVYDREFNLIKKIKDEVKLKDYGYPHFKDNQYQGSPVEVAFSPDGKSAYVSNYEMFGSEFTNPGYDTCEPSDQFDPSFIYKINTETLEIKTVIKVGSVPKYVAVSPNNRWVLVSNWCSGDLSIIDSQFNQEIKRIPLGQFPRGIAIDPNSKIAYIAVMGTSDIAVVNLEDYSVNWIYNVGLYPRHLVLDSTGKYLYVTLNGDDHVAKIETKTGEIINKIFTGSAPRSMVLSPDNQYLYIVNYYSNTVSKVRTETMELIDNITVDLNPIGITFDPQTHQIWVACYTGSLIILQDKF from the coding sequence ATGACGAAAAGAATCAGTTCAGAACAGGATACTGTTCAAAAGCAACCTGTGGAGGGGAGCATTTTCTCAAATCAGGAACAACTTCTACATCACACAGTTTCTCAACAAAATGGGAAAAAAAAACATCAGTTTGCTTTAGCAACGGGTTCTTTACTGCTATTCACCTTATCTCTGATTACGTTTAATCAAGCAAGTTCAACAGATTTTTTATTAAAAAAAGGAAGTCAAGGAACAGAAGTCAGTCATCTACAACAGCGTTTAAAAGCAGCAGGATATTGGTCAGGGACAATTACCGAAAATTATGATCAAGCAACGGAAAACGCCGTTAAAACCTTTCAAAAAGATCAAGGAATTGAAGCCAATGGTAAAGTAGATGAAAACACAAATTCTGTATTAATAAATACGGTAAAAAATAAAAATTTTTCTTCTCGTTATTTAGATCATAAAGTTGAAACTTTAAACCCTAGAGATGAACGCCTCTATCCTGAATTGGAACTTCAAAAACGAATTAAAGGAGATTTAGCACCCAAATCTGTTGTTTATTCAGGAAATGGGTTATTTTTTGTTCAAAATATGATGTATGAACATTCGATTAATGTTTATGATCGGGAATTTAATTTAATTAAAAAAATCAAGGATGAAGTCAAATTAAAGGATTATGGCTATCCCCATTTTAAAGATAATCAATATCAAGGTTCTCCGGTAGAAGTAGCGTTTTCTCCCGATGGAAAATCAGCTTATGTTAGTAATTATGAGATGTTTGGTTCGGAATTTACCAATCCTGGCTATGATACCTGTGAACCTTCTGATCAATTTGATCCGAGTTTTATTTATAAAATTAATACTGAAACTTTAGAGATTAAAACTGTAATTAAAGTGGGTTCTGTCCCCAAATATGTTGCGGTTTCTCCGAATAATCGTTGGGTTTTAGTTAGTAATTGGTGTTCAGGAGATTTAAGTATTATTGATAGTCAATTTAACCAAGAAATTAAACGAATTCCTTTAGGTCAATTTCCTCGTGGAATTGCGATTGATCCAAACTCAAAAATTGCTTATATTGCGGTGATGGGAACATCAGATATCGCTGTTGTTAATTTAGAAGATTATAGCGTTAATTGGATATATAATGTAGGATTATATCCCCGCCATTTAGTCTTAGATAGTACAGGAAAATATCTCTATGTAACTCTGAATGGGGATGATCATGTTGCTAAAATTGAGACAAAAACTGGAGAAATAATTAACAAAATCTTTACCGGAAGTGCACCTCGCAGTATGGTATTATCACCCGATAATCAGTATTTATATATTGTCAATTACTATTCTAATACGGTGAGTAAAGTTCGCACTGAAACAATGGAACTTATCGATAATATTACCGTAGATTTAAACCCCATTGGAATTACCTTTGATCCTCAAACTCATCAAATTTGGGTAGCCTGTTACACCGGAAGCCTTATCATTTTACAGGATAAATTTTAA
- a CDS encoding SDR family oxidoreductase, which yields MQTDKHHFTPAEIPAQKLDYPASQEDMIPQPQTDLSGYKPAGKLQGKVALITGGDSGIGRAVAIAYAMEGADVAIVYHHNEQDAKITCQEVQKQGRKCLQIKADVRDFASCEQAVQETLQKLGKLNILVNNAAYQMAQSNLEDLSLEQFRETMETNVFGYFYMVKASLNHLKEADTIINTGSISGQIGRDILVDYATSKGAVHAFTKSLAANLSSRNIRVNAVVPGAVWTPSIPASLPIEEVSEFDKTSLMRRAAQPEEIAPAYVFLASSDSSFMTGSLVEVTGGKLTHR from the coding sequence ATGCAAACTGATAAACATCATTTTACTCCGGCTGAAATTCCAGCACAGAAACTCGACTATCCGGCTTCTCAAGAAGATATGATTCCCCAGCCCCAAACGGATTTATCTGGGTATAAACCGGCTGGTAAATTGCAAGGAAAAGTCGCTTTAATTACGGGTGGTGATTCTGGAATTGGTAGGGCTGTTGCGATCGCTTATGCTATGGAAGGGGCTGATGTGGCAATTGTTTATCACCACAATGAACAGGATGCAAAAATCACCTGCCAAGAAGTACAAAAACAGGGTAGAAAATGTTTACAAATCAAAGCAGATGTGCGCGATTTTGCCTCCTGTGAACAAGCGGTACAAGAAACGCTTCAAAAGTTAGGAAAACTGAATATTTTAGTGAATAATGCGGCTTATCAAATGGCTCAGAGTAACCTTGAAGATCTGAGTTTAGAACAGTTTCGTGAAACGATGGAAACTAATGTTTTTGGATATTTCTATATGGTGAAAGCATCATTAAATCATCTCAAAGAAGCAGATACTATTATTAATACGGGCAGTATTTCAGGACAAATTGGTCGGGATATTCTCGTTGATTATGCTACCAGTAAGGGCGCAGTACACGCTTTTACGAAGTCTTTAGCAGCCAATTTAAGCAGTCGTAATATTCGAGTTAATGCTGTTGTTCCGGGTGCGGTCTGGACTCCAAGTATTCCCGCTAGTTTACCCATTGAAGAAGTGAGTGAATTTGATAAGACAAGCCTGATGCGACGTGCGGCTCAACCGGAAGAAATCGCTCCTGCTTATGTGTTTTTAGCGTCTTCTGATAGTAGTTTTATGACCGGAAGTTTAGTAGAAGTTACGGGAGGAAAATTAACTCATCGATAG
- a CDS encoding alpha-amylase family glycosyl hydrolase yields the protein MQEAKEAAGIKPFYNVAEYVPENPSITNVDGPMDGCWHDSFYHILTDHLCGDTFDLEQLKDILDGKRQGFMGATNMVNYLGNHDQNRLMVELGNREIFDEDAFKRVKLGVALLMTAVGIPLIWMGEEFGEYKPKTIDSAKIDWTLLSHDNNQGLFQYYKGLIFLRKSNHALYTENIEFFHEDADAKVFAYTRWNDQGSRVVVVVNFSDQYLAGYQVPHFPANGTWHEWTNNYDIESGDDNILIDLPEYEAKVFVWKE from the coding sequence GTGCAGGAAGCCAAGGAAGCAGCCGGAATAAAACCCTTTTATAACGTTGCTGAATATGTGCCAGAAAACCCCAGTATTACCAACGTTGATGGGCCGATGGATGGCTGTTGGCATGATAGTTTTTATCATATTCTAACGGATCATTTATGTGGGGATACCTTTGATTTAGAACAACTCAAAGACATTTTAGATGGCAAACGTCAAGGGTTTATGGGGGCTACAAATATGGTTAATTATTTGGGCAACCATGATCAAAATCGGTTAATGGTGGAGTTAGGAAATCGAGAGATTTTTGACGAAGATGCCTTTAAACGAGTGAAATTAGGGGTAGCATTATTGATGACAGCCGTAGGCATTCCTTTGATTTGGATGGGGGAAGAATTTGGAGAATATAAACCCAAAACTATTGATTCGGCAAAAATTGATTGGACATTATTAAGCCATGACAATAATCAAGGTTTATTTCAATATTACAAAGGCTTGATTTTTTTACGAAAATCCAATCATGCTTTATATACTGAAAATATTGAGTTTTTCCATGAAGATGCGGATGCTAAAGTGTTCGCTTATACCCGATGGAATGATCAAGGATCTCGTGTGGTTGTTGTTGTTAATTTCTCTGATCAATATTTAGCAGGTTATCAAGTTCCCCATTTCCCTGCAAATGGTACTTGGCATGAGTGGACAAATAATTATGATATCGAGTCGGGAGATGACAACATTCTCATCGATTTACCCGAATATGAGGCGAAGGTTTTTGTTTGGAAAGAATAA